The Spiribacter roseus genome includes the window TGCCAAGGCTGCTGTCCGCCTCGGTGGCAACGGCGTCGTCCCGTGTCGGTGCCCAGAAACTCGGCCAACCGGTACCGGAGTCGAACTTCTGCTCGCTGTCGAACAGCGGCCGTCCGCAGCAGACACAGCGAAAGACGCCGTCGGCCTTGAGGTTATTGTATTCGCCGCTGAACGGCGGTTCGGTGCCACCCTCGCGGGCGACCCGATACTGCGCCGGCGTCAGCTGCTGCCGCCAGTCGGTGTTGCGGGGATCGCGCGAATCGGTCATGG containing:
- the msrB gene encoding peptide-methionine (R)-S-oxide reductase MsrB; its protein translation is MTDSRDPRNTDWRQQLTPAQYRVAREGGTEPPFSGEYNNLKADGVFRCVCCGRPLFDSEQKFDSGTGWPSFWAPTRDDAVATEADSSLGMRRTEVHCPDCQGHLGHVFPDGPKPTGLRYCINSLSLQFEPRGDSG